The Dreissena polymorpha isolate Duluth1 chromosome 4, UMN_Dpol_1.0, whole genome shotgun sequence region tgaactggatttttgcaatgaagagattttctttaaaagaaaatataataaaagaggaaagtgttgtccttagaagcctgtgcagactgcactggctaatctgggaccacactttacactcatgcatcaaaactccccttttcacagagcacatcccAATTCAATGTTTCTAAGGGGCTACAAAGTGCGTTGCTAACTGGTTAAGGGTCACAAAATAATACTTGTAGGTCAGTGTTTGTTGTCAAAATTAAACCATGACCAGAAGATTAAAATGTGTTGGGGTTAAATCATGAACCGATAACATGCATCTAAactttgaaacaactatgtattaCCTACAAGACATATTATTTTGATGGTATCAAGGCTTTAAATATATCTCTTAAATAGTGGCAGGAAACACTCCACATGTTTTAATGGACCTCTCATAATTTGGATTTAATTTGTCAATGTTGTATTTACTGTTCTGGAATTAAGCAGACCTGAGTAGATCGACCATTGCATTTGTTAACAGATAATTTACACATGTGACTCAGTGATAAAAACATGTGATTTTCACATTGGGGTTAAATTTATcagcttaaatattttttataaagcaCTTGCTTGGAATGTGTCAgggcccataattattgcagaattacAAATGGATGACTTTCTTATTTGTTTGTATGAAAGTTTTAGCATGCCGATGTAAAAATTTAAATTAATCTGAGAAGTAAAATAATGAAACCATTGGTTTGCTTAATCCCGAAATCAGTTACAAATACTGTGTAAGTatgatttttatgaaaatgaGGGCTTTAATTTTTTACAATAATCCAAACAACGAATATCTACTTTGGAAATGACACTTCTTAATATCATGACCACAGGCAAGCATTATATAATATGACATCTTTAATTCTAGATCAcctaattaaattaaatgatgaACTACAAATGGTTAAAAATTGGTATCTCAGTAGCAAAGGGTAAATTCTAGATCACAATAGCACTGAGCCTTCCGGAGCCCGGGGAATACGGCGTGAACATACTGGTGAGTCAGCCCAACAACAAGCGGCTGTATACACACGCATGCCAGTACCTCGTGATATATCTCTCCGATGATGAGAAGACGATGTTTGTGAGCGAGATCTCGAGAGGCCATAGCGCTGACGAGGTGGATGCAGCCATATTTGAGAGTGATGAGAAAGAGGTAAATGTGTGTTTGAGCCTGGATATGGGaatacggggcttaatgtatgtgcgtaaaatgttgtacctgattagcttgtgcagtcatgggctGTGCTAATAAAAGAAGACATTTTTCAACTAAATTCCTAAACTGGAATTTCGCTTATAAGTCCTTAACTTTAATTTCACTTATAAGTCCTTAACTGGAATTTCGCTTATAAGTCCTAAACTGGAATCTGCGTATAAGAGACGTCCTTGAAACCAAAAAactcataaaagctgaaagtgtcctcccttattAGTCGGTGTCTGATGAAACAAGCTAAGCAAagacagcactttccgcttttattgtattttttgtttacagaaagtctgtTCTTAACAGAAGTatagtttaggctgaaagtgtcgtccctgcagtctgcacaggctaatctgggttgacacatTGCGCACCTTAAACCTGGAGAGCTCATCTGTAACGTTGGACTGGAAACAGgctctgtatatgtatatagacTGAAGACAATAAATGATAAGGCTGCGTATTTTAAAAGTTGTGCAGGATGAAAAATATTTACCATAGTTTATTCTTATTCTCAGATAGTATCTCTGGGAAAATTAATCTTAATTTTATCAAAGGTTCAAATTTTCAATTGTGATTGTGAATTGTAATTTCAGAAACTTGCAGCATGGAACATACCCGCAATTGAAACCCTAGAGATTCAGGAGCGGAGAGGTCCACCCAAGGTGGCGACAGATTTTGAACTGCTGCCCATGATGAGCGAGGCCCCGAAGCCAACACCGTCCAACCTGGGTAGCATGGTATCGTTCTTCGACTTCACTGACCGACTCGTAATAGAGTCACTCGACACACATGCTGAAGAGGTCAGTTTGATACCTGGTGAAATGGGGCATGCAAgcctttattatttgtattattttttgagaaaatGCTCCAATAGTGAAATTTGCCATGCAAgcctaaaatgtttttttgttttagaaagaTTTTTACAATTCCCACCTACTAGtataaacaagatgcgtttgtgaaacacaatgtccccctaaatgaagtttgaccttgaaggatgaccttgaccttgacccttcaccactcaaaatgtgcagctccatgagatacacatgcatgccaaatatcaagttgctatattcaatatagcaaaagttattgcaaaatgttaaagttggcgcaaaccaaccaaccaacagaccaaccaaccaacagaccaaccaacagacagggcaaaaacaatatgtcccccactactatagtgggggacataaaaagctgaGTGAGCTTAAATTAAAATTTTCCATTTCACGTGCTCATGAGCTGGGATATTTTTTAAGGACTATTTGTTATTTAattctttaccacttagacatgagccctgctctgtgaaaagggggtttgatgcatgtgcgtaaactgttgtcccagattagcctgtgcaatctgcaaaggctaattagtgatgacacttcccgcttttatgatattttctgtttaaagaaagtgtcttcttagcaCAATTCCAGTTTGGGGggacagtgttgtccctatttagactgtgcagactgcacaggcttatctgggacgacactttacgcacatgcattaaacccccttttcacagagcatggctcatatgtattttgatgcatttgtagtcgcttagaaagttaaatttaatgaaagacctttcttactagattcaagttttaaaggcttcatttccaacccttagatactgatgagcagcaaagagcataaaacctgaacagactgcgagttacttgcaggctgttctggttttatgctgtttgcacatagccgtttttacttttctttcttatggggaaaagggttaaTGTAATGAGAAGCAGGTTTTGTGTCTCTTGAGAcatgatttttattttgcattctCACTGTCAATTAAAGATTTAGAATAATAGTAAAATTATCTACCGGTACACACAAGCTGAAAAGTTATTGCCCGTTTTCCTTCATATCAATATGCAAAGACCGTCAGCGTGTAAGCTGTATTTATGAAGGAAATAGCATGTGGCGTCAAAAAATACGACCATCTCATTTAAATTGAGGTATAATAAAGATTAAAAGTTAAATTAAACTAGATTAAAAAGTTTTTTGTGAGAAAGTGCTCACATTTTTGAAGACTTCAGACAGCATCAAGCCctgattgttttctttaaataatctCAAACAGCAAACGCATATAACATTTTTAAGAAAGGTTAGTGATAATAACAGCTAGATAGTTAGTCATTTAGAATATTATTATTGAGATCATTTGGAGCGGTATTGAACATTCTGGATGAACAAGTATtcagtaaaaatgttaaatacatgCAACCAAGATTTCTAGTgtggcatttttatgcccctggatgaTAGATCGGGGgttattgtttttgtcctgtctgtctgtctgtctgtcattctgtccaaaactttaaccttggttaaaaattgataacttttgcaaaatttaacataccaacttgatatttacaatgcatgtgtatctcatggagctgctcattttgagtggtgaaaagtcaaggtcaaggtcatccttcaaggtcaaagatcattgtatttttctttcctaaaacttaaaccttcgttaaagttttatcataacttttttaatattgaacaaagcaacttcatatttggcatgcatgggtatctcgtggagctgcacattttgagcggtgaaggtcaaggtcaagttcatccttcaaggtcaaaggtaaaaaaaataatttaaaaaattcatttctccattcaatctcgtacttacttctcgtggagctgcacattttgagtggtgaaaggtcaaggtaaaggtcaaccttcaaggtcaaagttcaaaatataaaaaacataaattttcataacttttttaatattgaacatagcaacttcatatttagcatgcatgtgtatctcgtggagctgctcattttgagcggtgaaaagtcaagttcatccttcaaggtcaaaggtcaaaaaaaaaaaaaaaaaattcatttctccattcaatctcttacttacttctcgtggagctgcatattttgagtggtaaaaggtcaaggtcaaccttcaaggtaaaaaaataacaaacataaattttcataactttttatgcccccagatcgaatgatcaggggcatattgttttttgcctgtcggTCTGTCATTcagtcattctgtcccaaaactttaaccttacagtaaagttttgcaataacttttgaaatattgaacatagcaacttgatatttggcatgcatgtgtatctcatggagctgcacattttgagtggtgaaaggtcaaggtaattcttcaaggtcaaaggctaAAAAAAAGctgtgcattagggggcattgtgtttctgacaaacacatttcttgttagttCTTTTTTAGATCAATGATAGCTTATCTACATATGGTTTATAATTAAGTATTGGCTGTGAGGTTAGGCTAGTCTTTAAACTGGTGTTTTAACCTTCAATGTTTTGCCTGTGCCTATTGTCTCAGTGAcaacaaattaaataattgtaatgtttcttgttttgttatataacctgttttaagtttttacacatttcagTTGTGATGATGATTTAAGAGTTCCATTTTTCCTATATTTCAAATTATGGTTTGTGTGTTGCAGGTGTCCCAGAGCCATCATGACAGTTTCCGGGACCTCATGTGGGATCTGATCTTCTCCAGACATGTCACCAATGAGCTTGCCAAGGCCAGGTATGCTGACAACCATGTTTTGTGCGTGTAGTTGAGTTTTTAAGTCTCATGCTGTGAAAATTGGAGTTAAATGCagtttgtgtaaagtgtcgtctcagattagcctgtgcaggccaaacaggctaatcagggacaacactttcttccttaactggattttagctaagaagagacgtcGTTTAGCTAAGAGGAGACGTCCATTAaaccaaaaaataccataaaagcggaaagtgttgtccaggaTAAGCCTCGatactcacaggctaatctggtatgacacttaacAGACATGAATTATACCCCGTTTTCCCTGATCGAGGCCCATATTTTCAATGTTACTTTAAGGCTGATATTTCGCTGGCTGACCATCAAGAAGATGGAGGACATCAACTTTCTGTCCGTGGAGAAGGACAGTCCAGAGGAGATCCTTGTCTGGCTGAAGACTGGACGCTCCTCACATGCTCATGTCTTCTATACCATGTGCTGGTATGGGCGTCTCTGCCATAAGTGATCATTTTAGGGTCTTAAGTACAATTGTGTAGTGTCCTCCCACACTCACAGCTTGCCAAACCGTATAGGCCTTTCTGTCACAAGTTGGATGAATTCAAAGAcacttacataatattttatttatcctatatttttaaaaaaatctttagcTAGATAAACGACATGTAAGCgtttaattgttaaaaaacaattgaaaaaacaGTCTTGATTGAAACAACTGAATCTAACCTTGTAACATTGtaatatcaaaattatttgtgatCTTAACCAGTTACGCAATGCGAATAAAGTATTCAATAATTTCATACAAAAGCAGAGAAACAAGACAAAATATTGCTATAGACTACAATTCAAATGTAACACACTTAAGGAGAACTATGACAGTTTTGTTCAAACTTAAATTCTTATTTCACAAAATCTAAAGACCAAAACCAAGATGACTACCATTTTCAACGTACAAAATGTGTACCCCTGGGTCAAGCATGATGCAACATAAATTGCcaccgatattgttaattttgtctataaacaactcttctcaaagtcttttttgtttttgttttctttctctACTTCCATAATGAGTTGAAAATCTGCACACACAAGATGCATTATGTTCTCTGCCATTTTCCTTTACCATTTTAGAACAGTTGGTCTAAGCATGCAAGTACTCATGGATATACATCTTTTGATTGAGTAACAAATTAGGGGCCTATTCTTAAAAGAAATAACTGTTCAATGTCGATTTCGCTCGTAAAGTCAATGCACCAAAATTATAACATCTTATCACAATTGTAACCGACACCCAGAGTTGCCTTATATAAAATCGATTAGCTGTTGGATAAAATGACAAATAAGTGATAAATAAGTGTGAAACTGATTAATCTTTTCCACACTTTGTTTCAGTTTTGCTGGCCTTCACTGTAAAGTGATATCCGGCCTGACCAAGGGGACTAACTGCAAGATAGGGCAGTCAATGACTCCAGAGGAGTATCAGCACTGGTGGAATGCTGTGTACGTGTACGGCAAGTGGTGTTTTGTGGACAGTTACCTAGCAACCATTCCCCTAGTCAACAAGACTGGGTCAGGGGAACTGAAGTACAGTTTTAACGAGAACTTCTTTCTCATAGATCCAAAGAAGCTCATTTTCACTCACTTCCCAGACGAACCTCAGTGGCAGCTTCTTAATGATGTGGTCACACTGGACGAGTTCTGCTTCCAGCCAAAGATCACGCCGCATTTCCTGCAGTTTGGTCTGCAAACAATGTCGCACAAGGTCGGGGTTATATACACCAAAGATGAGACAGAAATCCAACTTGGCTTCCCATCGAAGCGTACCGGACTGAAGTTTGTGTTCAGTCTTATTGCCGATCAGAAGGTTGACGAGTTTAACGGGATTAAACTGAACGCGTTCGGTATGGTTGAGTGTCTTCCTCATTCAGCATTTGTTCGTGTCAGTCTTCCAAAAAAGGGCCTGTACGCTCTGCATATTTTTGGGAAAGAGGACACACCCAGTGGCAAAGACATCTCATTCTCGCAGGTGTGTGAGTATGAATTGCACCAGGAAAAGGACCCCCAGAAAGTAGTGTGCCCCTATCCACCCTGTTCCTCCCTAATGTGGGGCCCTGGGCCAGGTTTCTACCAGCTTGGGCTCACGCCTGGGAACAGTAGGGCCATTGTGCAGACCAAGGGTGGAAAGGCAGAAGTGCGCATCAAAATGGTGAAAGCTATACAGCTGCGGTCACAAGTAAAACTGAGCCAGGTTTCAGCGAGTCAAGACTTACCATTGGTGGTGTACAAGATTGTAGAAAACATGGCATCTTTCACTGTCGTTGCCACGGAAAAAGGTAGATATGGTCTCGAGATTTATGCTAGGGACCCTGACACGCAAGACACTGAAGACATGCGATTCCGTCAAGTGGCCCAATACCTCATAGAATGCAATGAAACAGTTTCAAATATATCTTTACCAAAGGTTCCACCGGGCTTTCTTGGACCTCAACCAAAGTTCACAGAATTTGGCCTGCGCACCCTGAACGAACACGACCCACTTATTGAACTTAGATCAGAGAACCATATAGAAATTCAGCTGGGCACGAGCCGCGACATGAAGTTCAACGCCCAACTCCTGCAGGCAGATTCCGGCCAAGACGCTTCTGACTTTATCTTCATACAGACACAGCCCTCCATCGTGACATTCCTGGTGAACATTCCCTCTACCGGCTTCTACAAGCTGCAGATCCACGGCAACATTGCTGAGGACCAGACCCACACTTCCCTGGGTCTTTTCAACTACCTGATCGAGTGCAGGAAAGTCTCGGAGAAGGTGTATCCATACCCACGTCAGCTCGGCCACTGGAAGGAGGGCTGCTACATGTTTGAGCCGCTCATCCTGCACTCTGACATGAAACAGGACGAGGTGAAGTTCAGAACGCACGTACCGAAGGCCAAACAGGTTGTGATCATCTTGGACCATAATCCCATAGCGTTAAAATCACTAGGTCCCGTCCAGTGGGAGGGGAATATAAATCTATCCAAGTTTTATGGTACTGATACGAAAGTGATCCTGGCCGCAAACTATGGCGGGGATGAGGATCGATATGCTACGCTGCTGGAGTACAGATTGTAATCCATGTTCTGTGTTAAAAATGGTTATTTATGTAAAGTAAAATCATGCTAATTATTACAATAACAATTATTCCTGTTATGTTTGTAATATCGAAATGATTTCCACATTGGGTTTAAGTGTCAAACTTTTCAATGAATTTTGTCTTTTGTTCAGCATTTATTGATATAGCTGCCTTTATTGAAATTGAACAATGCAAGAGTTATTGTTGACATTAATGTATTCTCTTAAAGATGTCAATATCAGGCATGAGTCTACTATGCTTCAGATCGAAAGTCTTAAGCAATACCTAcagactttaacccatttatgcctagtggactctcccatcctttaaaattggatcaatttatttccaaaatttgggatgtctagtatatttatttatatatttagaatatttcttacataaattccttttagcaaatagcctagaccctgatgagacgccgcattatgcggcgtctcatctgggtctacgctgtttgccaaggccttttttctagacgctgggcataaatggg contains the following coding sequences:
- the LOC127876719 gene encoding uncharacterized protein LOC127876719, whose protein sequence is MEAPDTFHPINILKTTRGFPPPIRLGYTKTDLYGDLTHLNSIDEHAIQVAAHNHTCFKDLLWHLVYSRNFFSDLDKARVIFKWMTTKNLQTLQFDKYPPGSAEELFKFLQKKETTYAKVFAVICGYASLYCVVLTGYAKGKEFRPGDSFQGESNHSWNAVYIDDNWHLVDTKWAAMMRCNNNSTVSVEDDFYFLTDPEQFIYSHWPHQTEWQFLPRKYSLSEFEELPFVKPFYFKTGVQLGWTEKPIIRSAHGVVTWTLKNPKPLKFGYKVTLDNTNNNNNSLRNKCPDLKTCMYQESKVDETKFVFRAPRVGLYTVKIYAKSLEPSDANKNLTEIVEYLVEVREPAPDAAPLPPCSDTVWGPGDKSRKLGLKADTKSGVVTSFEPQVELKFQKTRSMRVMCKLRRHDVDDTILQRCIHVSNHDKITIALSLPEPGEYGVNILVSQPNNKRLYTHACQYLVIYLSDDEKTMFVSEISRGHSADEVDAAIFESDEKEKLAAWNIPAIETLEIQERRGPPKVATDFELLPMMSEAPKPTPSNLGSMVSFFDFTDRLVIESLDTHAEEVSQSHHDSFRDLMWDLIFSRHVTNELAKARLIFRWLTIKKMEDINFLSVEKDSPEEILVWLKTGRSSHAHVFYTMCCFAGLHCKVISGLTKGTNCKIGQSMTPEEYQHWWNAVYVYGKWCFVDSYLATIPLVNKTGSGELKYSFNENFFLIDPKKLIFTHFPDEPQWQLLNDVVTLDEFCFQPKITPHFLQFGLQTMSHKVGVIYTKDETEIQLGFPSKRTGLKFVFSLIADQKVDEFNGIKLNAFGMVECLPHSAFVRVSLPKKGLYALHIFGKEDTPSGKDISFSQVCEYELHQEKDPQKVVCPYPPCSSLMWGPGPGFYQLGLTPGNSRAIVQTKGGKAEVRIKMVKAIQLRSQVKLSQVSASQDLPLVVYKIVENMASFTVVATEKGRYGLEIYARDPDTQDTEDMRFRQVAQYLIECNETVSNISLPKVPPGFLGPQPKFTEFGLRTLNEHDPLIELRSENHIEIQLGTSRDMKFNAQLLQADSGQDASDFIFIQTQPSIVTFLVNIPSTGFYKLQIHGNIAEDQTHTSLGLFNYLIECRKVSEKVYPYPRQLGHWKEGCYMFEPLILHSDMKQDEVKFRTHVPKAKQVVIILDHNPIALKSLGPVQWEGNINLSKFYGTDTKVILAANYGGDEDRYATLLEYRL